The Exiguobacterium aurantiacum DSM 6208 genome includes a window with the following:
- a CDS encoding ArsR/SmtB family transcription factor, whose amino-acid sequence MKAPQCETIAIQSEDVAVLQASLVELDATRVSRLFKAFADPTRLKVLYVLTLEAELCVCDVAAVIGHSNATASHHLRTLLEQGLVKYRKDGKVVYYSLDDDHVRRLVEIAMAHSAEQRPTES is encoded by the coding sequence GTGAAGGCACCCCAATGTGAAACGATTGCGATTCAAAGCGAAGACGTGGCGGTTTTACAAGCGTCTCTCGTTGAATTGGATGCGACTCGAGTCAGCCGTTTGTTCAAAGCGTTCGCCGATCCCACACGCTTGAAAGTGCTGTACGTGTTGACGCTTGAAGCGGAATTATGCGTTTGTGACGTGGCGGCCGTCATCGGTCACTCGAATGCGACGGCGTCTCATCACCTCCGGACGTTGCTTGAGCAAGGGCTCGTCAAATATCGGAAAGACGGGAAAGTCGTCTACTATTCGCTCGATGACGACCATGTCCGTCGTCTCGTCGAGATTGCGATGGCCCATAGTGCTGAACAACGACCGACCGAATCATGA
- the yhfH gene encoding protein YhfH: protein MNEWASRLESSVEFYRKLPDKTCQECGKHMDEQCESYENTCASCAEKLQVTE from the coding sequence ATGAACGAATGGGCAAGCCGACTCGAGTCGTCGGTTGAATTTTATCGCAAGTTACCGGATAAGACGTGTCAAGAATGCGGGAAACATATGGATGAACAGTGCGAATCATACGAGAATACATGCGCATCGTGCGCAGAAAAACTTCAAGTCACCGAATAA
- a CDS encoding fluoride efflux transporter FluC produces the protein MVIVTVMVGAFFGAMARFGIGQLVKVWTTSVFPWATLFVNVTGSFCLGYLYAAEVSHQLLLGIGVGFLGSFTTFSTFKLEVMRFVTKDWLRFGLYLLVTYVFGLIAAYIGYHVG, from the coding sequence ATGGTGATTGTTACAGTGATGGTCGGTGCCTTTTTTGGGGCGATGGCCCGCTTTGGAATCGGTCAGCTCGTCAAAGTGTGGACGACGTCGGTCTTCCCTTGGGCGACGCTGTTCGTGAACGTGACGGGATCGTTTTGCCTCGGATACTTATATGCGGCTGAGGTGAGTCATCAACTGCTACTCGGGATCGGCGTCGGATTCCTTGGGTCGTTCACGACGTTCTCGACGTTCAAGCTCGAAGTGATGCGGTTCGTGACGAAAGATTGGCTTCGATTCGGCCTATACTTATTAGTGACTTATGTATTCGGTTTGATTGCCGCCTATATCGGCTACCATGTTGGATAA
- the crcB gene encoding fluoride efflux transporter CrcB: MLYIYVGLAGAFGALLRYEIGVGVHNFYGGTFPFETLAVNLIGSFMLGWLTHYLFRTGRLSPMVVTAIGTGFIGSFTTFSTFSVETIVMIETGNLSGALAYVTLSIVLGLLSSWLGYKLGNKRFLRFAKRKGEA, encoded by the coding sequence ATGCTCTATATTTATGTCGGGCTAGCCGGTGCGTTCGGCGCGCTTTTACGTTACGAAATCGGGGTCGGGGTCCATAATTTCTATGGCGGGACGTTCCCGTTCGAGACGCTTGCAGTCAACTTGATTGGAAGTTTTATGCTCGGCTGGCTCACCCACTACTTGTTTCGGACCGGACGGCTCTCGCCGATGGTCGTCACGGCGATCGGTACCGGATTTATTGGGTCGTTCACGACGTTCTCGACGTTCAGCGTCGAGACGATCGTGATGATCGAGACAGGGAACCTGTCGGGGGCGCTCGCATATGTGACGCTGAGCATCGTACTCGGTCTGCTGAGTTCGTGGTTAGGGTATAAATTGGGCAATAAACGATTCCTTCGTTTCGCGAAGCGAAAGGGGGAGGCGTGA
- a CDS encoding ornithine--oxo-acid transaminase: MSKTQDVIELTEKFGAHNYHPLPIVISEAKGIWVTDPEGNRYMDMLSAYSAVNQGHCHPKIIQALKEQADKITLTSRAFYNDQLGRFYKKVATLTNKQMVLPMNTGAEAVETAVKASRRWAYEVKNIPGQAEIIVCSGNFHGRTMAAVSMSTEAEYQRGFGPLLPGFKVVPYGDIDAFEAAITENTAAFIVEPIQGEAGIIIPPAGYLKRASELCREHNVLFVADEIQSGLGRSGKWFAIEWEDVEPDMYILGKALGGGVFPVSCVAANEDVLSVFNPGSHGSTFGGNPLAAAVSIAALEVLEEEKLPERSLELGTYFMDRIKSIDNPLIQEVRGRGLFIGIELTEAARPYCEALKERGLLCKETHETVIRLAPPLVITKEELDEAFEAIAAVFAPTPIS; this comes from the coding sequence ATGTCAAAAACACAAGATGTGATTGAATTGACAGAGAAGTTCGGGGCGCACAACTATCATCCACTTCCAATCGTGATCTCGGAGGCGAAAGGGATTTGGGTCACCGATCCTGAAGGGAATCGCTACATGGATATGTTGAGTGCATATTCGGCTGTCAACCAGGGGCATTGTCATCCGAAAATCATTCAAGCGCTAAAAGAACAAGCGGATAAGATCACGTTGACGTCACGCGCGTTTTATAACGATCAGCTCGGTCGCTTCTACAAAAAAGTGGCAACGCTTACAAATAAACAGATGGTGTTGCCGATGAATACGGGTGCCGAAGCGGTCGAGACGGCGGTGAAGGCGTCACGTCGTTGGGCGTATGAAGTGAAGAACATTCCAGGCCAAGCCGAGATCATCGTCTGCTCGGGCAACTTCCACGGACGCACGATGGCGGCCGTGTCGATGTCGACGGAAGCAGAATATCAACGTGGCTTTGGACCGCTCTTACCTGGATTCAAAGTCGTGCCGTACGGTGATATCGACGCGTTCGAAGCGGCCATCACAGAAAACACGGCGGCGTTCATCGTCGAGCCGATCCAAGGTGAGGCGGGCATCATCATTCCGCCGGCAGGCTATTTGAAACGGGCGAGCGAATTATGCCGCGAGCACAACGTCTTGTTCGTCGCCGATGAGATTCAATCGGGTCTTGGACGATCGGGGAAATGGTTCGCCATCGAATGGGAAGACGTCGAACCGGACATGTATATTCTTGGAAAAGCGCTCGGAGGCGGGGTGTTCCCGGTTTCTTGCGTGGCAGCCAATGAAGACGTACTCAGCGTGTTCAACCCAGGGTCGCACGGTTCGACTTTCGGCGGGAATCCGCTCGCAGCGGCCGTCTCGATTGCGGCGCTCGAAGTGCTCGAAGAAGAGAAGCTCCCTGAGCGCTCTCTCGAGCTTGGGACATACTTCATGGACCGGATCAAGTCGATCGACAATCCGCTCATCCAAGAAGTGCGCGGGCGCGGACTGTTCATCGGTATCGAGTTGACGGAAGCCGCTCGTCCTTACTGTGAGGCGCTCAAAGAGCGGGGCTTGCTTTGTAAAGAGACACACGAAACGGTCATCCGCCTCGCGCCTCCGCTTGTCATCACGAAAGAAGAGCTCGACGAAGCGTTCGAGGCGATTGCGGCTGTGTTCGCACCGACACCTATTTCATAA